The segment CGAGGGCGCACCGGTGCTCCCGCCGCACGAGGTGCTGATCATCGACGAGGCCCATGAACTGGTCTCCCGGGTCACCGGCGCCGCCACCGGCGAGCTCACGCCCGGCCAGGTCAACCGTGCCGTCCGCCGGGCCGCCAAACTGGTGAACGAGAAGGCTGCCGATGCCCTTCAGACGGCCGCCGAGACCTTTGAGCGCGTCATGGAGCTGGCATTGCCGGGGCGGCTCGAAGAGATTCCCGAGGATCTGGGCTATGCACTGCTCGCGCTGCGGGACGCGGCCCGTCAGGTGATCTCGGCGCTGGGCGCCACCCGCGACAAGTCCGTCCAGGACGAGGACGCGGTGCGCAAGCAGGCTCTGGCCTCCGTGGAGAGCGTTCACGATGTGACCGAGCGCATCACCCAGGGTTCCGAGTTCGACGTCGTCTGGTACGAGCGTCATGATCGCTTCGGTGCTTCCCTGCGAGTGGCTCCGCTGAAGGTGTCAGGACTGCTGCGGGAGAAGCTGTTCACCGACAGGTCGGTGGTGCTGACCTCCGCGACGCTCCAGCTCGGCGGCGATTTCAACGGGGTCGGGGCGTCCCTGGGCCTGCCCCCCGAGGGCACCGAGGGCGACGATGTCCCGCAGTGGAAGGGGCTGGACGTCGGCTCGCCGTTCGACTACCGCAAGCAGGGGATCCTCTATGTCGCCCGCCATCTGGCGCCGCCGGGCCGGGAGGGCTCGCGCGGGGACATGATGGACGAGCTCGCGGAACTGGTGGAGGCGGCCGGGGGGCGGACCCTGGGGCTGTTCTCGTCGATGCGGGCCGCCCAGGCGGCCGCCGAGGAGCTGCGCTCCCGGCTCGACCATCCGATTCTTCTCCAGGGAGAGGAAACCCTCGGCGAGCTGATCAAGAATTTCGCGGCCGACCCCGGGACATGTCTCTTCGGGACGCTCTCGCTCTGGCAGGGGGTGGATGTCCCCGGGCCGAGCTGCCAATTGGTGATCATGGACCGGATTCCCTTTCCCCGGCCTGACGACCCCCTGATGAGTGCACGCCAGAAGGCGGTCGAGGAGGACGGCGGTAATGGCTTTATGGCCGTGGCGGCCACGCATGCGGCCCTGCTGATGGCCCAGGGGGCGGGGCGTCTGGTGCGGGCGACGGGGGACCGGGGCGTCGTGGCGGTGCTCGACCCCCGGCTGGCCAATGCCCGCTACGGAGGGTTTCTGCGGGCCTCGCTGCCGGATTTCTGGTACACCACCGACCGTAATCAGGTGCGCCGGTCGCTGGCGTCGATCGACGCCACGGCGAAGGCCGACAAGGCATAGGCGACTGCCGGACCCGCCCGGTCACCGGGCCGTCGAACGGCGGCCCGGTGAGGC is part of the Streptomyces qinzhouensis genome and harbors:
- a CDS encoding ATP-dependent DNA helicase; protein product: MTKPSLPELLHAAVASVGGVERPGQVSMAEAVAEAVEDGTHLLVQAGTGTGKSLGYLVPSLAHGEPVVIATATLALQRQLVERDLPRTVEALHPLLRRRPEFAMLKGRSNYLCLHRLHEGVPQDEEEGLFDPFEAAVPTSKLGQDLLRLKDWADETETGDRDALTPGVSDRAWGQVSVSSRECLGASKCAYGAECFAEMARERAKLAEVVVTNHALLAIDAIEGAPVLPPHEVLIIDEAHELVSRVTGAATGELTPGQVNRAVRRAAKLVNEKAADALQTAAETFERVMELALPGRLEEIPEDLGYALLALRDAARQVISALGATRDKSVQDEDAVRKQALASVESVHDVTERITQGSEFDVVWYERHDRFGASLRVAPLKVSGLLREKLFTDRSVVLTSATLQLGGDFNGVGASLGLPPEGTEGDDVPQWKGLDVGSPFDYRKQGILYVARHLAPPGREGSRGDMMDELAELVEAAGGRTLGLFSSMRAAQAAAEELRSRLDHPILLQGEETLGELIKNFAADPGTCLFGTLSLWQGVDVPGPSCQLVIMDRIPFPRPDDPLMSARQKAVEEDGGNGFMAVAATHAALLMAQGAGRLVRATGDRGVVAVLDPRLANARYGGFLRASLPDFWYTTDRNQVRRSLASIDATAKADKA